A window of the Oncorhynchus mykiss isolate Arlee chromosome 15, USDA_OmykA_1.1, whole genome shotgun sequence genome harbors these coding sequences:
- the strap gene encoding serine-threonine kinase receptor-associated protein, protein MAMRQTPLTCSGHTRPVVDLAFSGITPYGYFLISACKDGKPMLRQGDTGDWIGTFLGHKGAVWGATLNNEATKAATAAADFTAKVWDAVTGDEVLTLAHKHIVKSVNFTQDSSCLLTGGNDKIIRIYDLNKPEAEPQEITGHTSAIKKALWCNNDTQILSAADDKTVRLWDRNSTEVVKQLSFDMSVSSMEYIPDGEVLVITYGKTIAFYNALSLDMIKTVDAPASIHSASLHPDKDFFVAGGDDFKLYKFDYGTKEELESYKGHFGPVHCVRFSPDGELYASGSEDGTLRLWQTAVGKTYGLWKCVLPEELVSENSDTIYCTPAAPEIKA, encoded by the exons ATGGCAATGAGACAGACACCACTCACCTGCTCTGGCCATACAAGACCTGTGGTGGATCTAGCCTTCAGTGGAATCACCCCATACGGGTATTTTCTCATCAGTGCCTGCAAAG ATGGCAAACCCATGTTGCGCCAGGGAGACACAGGGGACTGGATCGGAACGTTCTTGGGTCACAAGGGTGCTGTCTGGGGGGCAACTCTGAATAATGAAGCCACCAAGGCagccactgctgctgcagacttcACTGC GAAGGTGTGGGATGCCGTGACTGGAGATGAGGTCCTCACGCTGGCACACAAGCACATTGTCAAGTCAGTCAATTTTACTCAG GATAGCAGTTGTCTGTTAACAGGAGGGAATGATAAGATAATACGCATCTACGACCTCAACAAACCGGAAGCAG AACCGCAAGAGATTACAGGGCACACGTCTGCCATAAAGAAAGCCCTGTGGTGTAACAACGACACACAGATCCTCTCTGCCGCTGATGACAAAACCGTACG ACTGTGGGACAGGAATTCCACTGAGGTTGTGAAGCAGCTCTCCTTCGACATGTCAGTCAGCAGCATGGAGTACATCCCTGACGGAGAAGTTTTGGTCATCACCTATGGAAAGACCATTGCGTTCTACAATGCCCTCAG CCTTGACATGATCAAGACTGTGGATGCCCCTGCCTCCATTCACTCTGCCTCGCTGCATCCAGATAAGGACTTCTTTGTTGCCGGGGGAGACGACTTCAAGCTCTACAAATTTGACTACGGCACCAAGGAGGAGTTGG AGTCATACAAGGGCCACTTTGGGCCAGTACACTGCGTGCGTTTCAGTCCAGACGGGGAGCTGTATGCCAGTGGCTCTGAGGACGGTACGCTCCGGCTGTGGCAGACTGCGGTCGGCAAAACCTATGGCCTGTGGAAGTGTGTCCTTCCTG AGGAGCTGGTGTCTGAGAACTCTGACACAATATACTGTACTCCTGCTGCTCCTGAGATCAAGGCCTGA